gaactcaGAAAGAGCAGagacaataaaataagaaaagctaaAACCATATCTGCAGAGATATTAGAGAGGATGTTGCATCCAAAGTCAAAACAATCAATATATtgcacaactgaaactaataaaacactgtatgttaactaactggaagtaaaataaaaacttaaaagagaaccaaaatcaagaacaagaggctataaagaaagaaaatttagcaAATGAGAAAGAGTgcttacaaatgaaaaatatgagaggaaaaagaacaatTCAATAGAGAGTGAaagatataattgaaatatttcagaatgtataaaacaaaacctgataggtatagaagagaaaatataatcaaTCACACTGAGTAGCATTCTCTAGGGCTTAGAACTGGCCTGATACCTCAGCAGCCTCCATAATAGAGGGGGATAGATGAAGTGGTGAATGGGCTGGGACTTGCCACCACCACTGCAGTGGGTTGGGGGGCACAAGCACCACCTTCTGGTGGCAGCTTCCCCTATGAAATTTGACATTGATATATAATAAGGCATTCAGAGTGcttgtgtgctgggcactgttctcaTTACCTTACAAACTTTACCTTGTGTGATCTTTACAACAATTCCACGGAGTGGGTACTGTTATTAtcctatttttacagatgaggaaggaggGGCACAATATCATACAACAGGAAGCAGCAGAATGGCCCAGAGTCTGTGCCCTTAACTACCACATTTTGTGCCTCTCAAAAGAGAATTCTAACATCTAAATAACAAAAGTTCCacaaaataagggggaaaaataagcaaaaccaaaaaacaaaaaccacagaaaaaaacaaaaaatgcccCAAAGAAAATTTCCTAGAACTGCAGGGTTTGGATCTCTGGACAATAGATGAAAGAGaagtttttaatcaggaaacatCATTGAGATTtccaaagggagggagggagagaggaagaggaagagagagggagggaaatcaCAAAGGGTTAGAATCCAGAAAGTCATGGGAATTCTTGGGACTAGGAGAAAATCACATGATACCCTCAAAATTCTGGGAAGAAATAGTTTTCAACTTAGGCAAACTTTTGTGCCTAACTACACTAACAAGCAGATGTAAGAGTAGACTAAGCACAAATAAGCAACAACTCCATAACTTCCCATGCGCCCTCTCTCAGGAAACTTGGAGGATGTTCTTCCTCAAACAGAGGGTgaatgaaggaagaggaaagcGAGGGATCCAGTAAAAGGAGAAAGGAGGTGTTCCAGGCTGCTGATGAAGGAGCAACTTGGGCCACAGGCCCAAGAATAAGCAGCCTGGGGCAGAGAGCTGGCATAGTGGGGGCTCTGGGAAAAGATGAAACTGAGCTGTCAGTTGTGCAATGAATCTCAAGTATTGAGAGGTTCACACTTCTGCAGGAGAATctaagaatgaattaatgagacATGTATAGAAAactaagcaaacaaaaagaaaggcaattatTAACTCCAGGCAAAACAAAAAGTTGTGCAAGAAAGCAAATATAACCCTAGGACATCTCATTTTCTGCTGAGACCTGCAGTAATGAAGTTGTAATAATATACACCAGACTGGGATGATGCTgggtcaggaaactgaggccagtgACCCCCCCCCTTCTCCAAGGACACCAGCAGGGGACACCTTATGTAGAAAAACCAATAAAAGGCAGTAAAAGCATGTGTGGTTTGTGAAAGATGGATTTTACATGCCTGAAGAAATAGCTAAGAGTTAAATCTGGGAAGGATCAGAGTTGGAGACTGCATTGATCATTTATTGTTGGCTTAAAAAAacccattctatttttaaaacgaTATGTATAtaactttgaaaagataaaagatgaaaaCCTCAACATGAGCATGATTAAATGAAGCAATGATAGTGTTGACACTTTTGAGTTCAGTTTAATCATGGGTATGATCTGTTATGCATTTGACACTCAGATTATTTAAGAAGATAGCATCAGGATTTCTAACTAGACTTGTACGTTATTGTAGATTTGTTATTTTAAGTTGAAAGAGTAACTTTGTAGAGTATTGGGATGTTTAAGACAACCTTGAGATTCACTATGTTTGTACATTTATTTGATACACCTTGGTAACTTTGTTTTGGCTTTTGGGTAGGGTAATGTAATGGTGGAAAAATGATACCCTCTCTCCAGGATGTCCATAccctaacccccagaacctgtgaatgttactttatatggcaaaagggattttacAGATATGATTAAGGACCTTGTGATGGGGAGATTATTCAGGGGGACCCAACCTAATTACATGAAGCTTTCCTGGCTGTAGAAAGCCACAGATGGTTCATGAGAAAGACTCAACTGGctgttgttggctttgaagatggaggatgAGTGCATGAGCCAAGGAATGGCGGTGCCTGTAGAAGCCAAAAATGACCTTCAGTTTATAGTGGGCAAGAAAATGAGGACCTTGGCCCTACTGtggcaaggaaatgaattcctTGCCAGTGCCCAGTGTCCATGGCATGCCTGACACCTGCAGGCCAACAATCTGAAGGAGCAGAAAATGGAAATAGTTCTAGGTTCAActagaacctccagaaaggaacacagcctcGCTAACTCCTTGAGTTTAGTCTGGTGAGACCTGTACCAGATTTTGACCTGCAGAGCTACAATAAATTTGTGGTGTTTTCAGCCGCTAAGTTTCTGGTAAATTCTTATAGCAACAACAGAGTAGTAACACAGAGGTGAGCTTTCCTGGTTTAACAATAGAAATACTTCAAAAGAAACCTGAATGCACTAAGTTTGTACATGcgatttaaaatgtttaagaatgttTAACTCAATTTGAAGATGGAGTGGAGGTGGTCCAGGAGAAAGGAGACTAGGGCaatgaggggtgggagggagttgAGTAGGAGACAGGGAGTCAGGGGCTGATATCCTCAGGACCTGGGAAGCAGCTGCCACAGGAGGGGGTGAGTGACATTACATGGGGGGTAGTGAATTTGAGAGGAGGCACGGTGAGGAGCAGGGAGGGTGCCCGAGCCCAACCCCTCCAGGCCTGGGAATGTGGGGAAAATAGCCCTCTGGAGAGGGCTGCAGGAGCCAGAACAGTCTGCTGAGGGGGTGGCAGGTCCCTGTCCCAGAGCAGTGGAAAGTCAGAGGAGGGTTCCAAGGTGAGTCTGCactgggcaggggctggagggctgTGCAGGAGCCATGTCAGGCTGGGGACTCCTGGAGTGTCTCTGCCATCTGCTTCTCCTGCCAGGTCGTGGCCCTGCTCAGTGCCCAGCATTGTACCTGACGCCTGCAGGTGGGGTACCACTGGCTTAATGTGGGGGTTCCTGGTGTGGGACTGTGGTTCCAACAGGGTGTGGAGCATTTCCCTGGGCAGGCATCTGTCTAGGACAGACCCCCCACCCTCAGCACTGTGGCTCCCTGCAGGGCAGCCCCCCCGCCCATGGTGAAGGCTCAGTCACTGACCAGGTATCCTGcggtgggcggggagggggggggggatgaactCTTGCTGGGAAATGGAGGATATGGGAAGGGACTGTGAGTTGTGGAAGCTGGCTAGGTGGGGGAATCCTGATCCTAAGGACATGTGGGGCCTAATTACTCCCCTGACCCCCAACCCAGTCTCCTTCACCCCCTGATGGGCCCCAAacccaccaccctccccaccccactccagggcCTCCTTGAAAGCTGTGGAAGGCAGAAGTTCCTCACTAGCAGGCATTTGGTCATTAGCCCCTAAGCATGTAAGCAGAGGTCAGCCCCTGGCCCCCTGAGCCCTGGGCCAATGCTGAGCTTCCCCATGTGGGCTGCCAGGGCTGGTCCCCAGGGGGTTGGGGTGCAAGGTCATGGCTGAGCTCCGAGGTACTTGAGGAAGGTGCTTTCCAGGAAGGCAGCCAGCTTGGTCCGGTCATCCTGCAGTGTGGGAGGGAGGCATGGGGTGACAGGGACGCACAGTCCGCTGTGTCCCCCTCCCAGCCCGGCTGGGTCGGCCCGCACACCTCATGAACGAAGCCATAGTATACCAGCTCGGTGGCGAGGTCCTGGGCACTGTCGGCTGCAGCAggggcacaggcaggggcaggacaGAGGTGTGAGGCCACTGCCTGGGCCCATAGCTGCACCCGTCCCCGCCTGGTCCCCGCCCGGCCTACTTGGGAGCAGGTCGTAAGTGAGCTGCCGGTGCAGCCGGTCCTCCAGCACCAGAAGCAGAGTGAGCTGTGGAGGCAGAAGGGCGTGGTTGGCTCCCAGAGTCCCCCCAGTCCCCTAGtggctccccctgccctgccctctgcgGGCCCCGCCCCCCTGCTCACATGCCAGCGGGCCTTGTCCTCGCTTCTCTCCAGGTTGCACTGCATCTGGACCACCTGGGGACAGGGGTGGACTGATGTCAGCCACAAAGGCTTGACCTCAGCAGTAGAGGAGCAAGAGCAGAGGCCTGCTCGGGGTGCAGAAGGAACAGTAAGGACTGGGGATGGGCGTGATCTCCAGCACGTTCACTACCAGCCGCCTGGCAAGTTAAGGAAAAGTTCTAAAAGAGTAGATGCCGAGTCTGGGTACCGAAGGAGAAACAGAGCTTTCACAGGTGGGGGAGGAGACCTGAACAAGGAGAGAGCTGTGAGAAGTGATGGAAGGGAGGGGTTGGCAGGAATACGAAGGAGCAGAGGCATGGGACGCCAGCAGGGCCAGGCCTCAGAATGCCTGCGGGTTGGGCTGCAGACCCCCACCATCTCTTTGGGCAGCTTTGACTGTTAGGACATGAATCCTGGCTGCACCAtggagggaggccaggaggaaggAGGCTAGGTTGGGGGCTGGTTCAGCATCCAGGTAGGAAATGGGGGTGGCCTAGATTGGGGTGGAGACCACCGAGACACACCCAAGGCCAAAGCCAGAGCCTCTGGAACCCAGTAGGCATGGACatggaaagggggagaggggctgaggctgACCAGGGCGGGTCCCTGGCCAGGAGGGAGCCTTGCAGATGAGGTTGGGGGAAACACAATATCTGGGAGGCCTTGGAGGAGACACCAGGACACAAATATCAGGGAATCAGCAAGCTAAGGGCAGGGGATCAGAGAGGCCTAGGGGTAGAGGAGATTCCCAGACGAAGGCTGCTTGGAGCACAGTAGGatcggggcagggctggggggcaggcagCAAGAGATGGGGGATGGGTTTGCAGGGGGCAAGGACCCTCTGAAAAGGGGAGTATCCTAGCATGTCCTACCATCTCCTAGCCCCCATATCAGGGTCAGCCAGTACCTGGTTTCTGGCAGCCTGGAGCAGTGCTGGGCTGGGGGCAACTCAAAGCCCCTGGAAAGAGACCCCTCTGGGCTGTGGACAGGCCTGAGGATGGGCATGATGCAGGAGCCAGGGCTCACCTTTCTGGTCTCTGAATCAAAAGGTTCTGGCGTCGGGGTCTTGgccttctgggcttcctcagggGGCGGGGCCAGCACACGGGGCAGCCCCAGGGGCCGAGCAGCCGCAAAATTCATCAGTGGGTAGATCCCGTTCCTGGGGATACACTGGGGTGGCTGGAGGCTCAGGCCTGGTAGCCACCGGTTCCCCAACCTCACGGCAGCTCTCACCTGACATCCTCCAGGAATTTGTCAAGCTCCAAGCAGGAGACCTCTGAGTACCTGGCACAGGTGTGAGAAGCAACATGAGGGGGGCCAGCCCACCTGCCCCACTGGGGCAGGACCGGGTGGGGGCTGGCCAAGTGCAGAGGGGAGGCCTCTGGGCAGCCCGCGCTCACCGCCACTGCAGCGGGGGCCGGGGCGGCCGGGGGATCTCCGCCAGGACTGCATGCAGGTCCACCGCCTTGGTTTTTTCCTCCACCACGTTCTCAGGCATGAGGTCTGCAGGCCGCAGGAGCACTCAGGGCCCTGCAGGGGGCCCTTTCACACCCCGACCCCAGGCCCGTGGCCCACCCCATGCCCGCCTGCCCCTCACATTGGTGCTGGATGAAGCAGTGAGCTGCCAGGAGCTTCAGCGAGTGCACTTCGAAGAGCACGCGGTGGAAGAGGAGGTTGTGGGCGGAGGGCCGATGGCTGGGGTCGCGGGCGAGGCAGGACAGGATGAACTCCTGGGGGCGTGGAGAGGACAGGCCCACGTGGCTGCAGTCTCTCTGCCCTGGCCCACGGTGTGAGGAGAGGAGGCCCCTGAAGTCCCCAGACCCCAGGGGTCCAGTCCTCATGGGCGTCTTTTTGCAGGAATGGGCATAGGGAGAGGCATACTGCTGGCAGCCAGGCCGGGACCTGGTTCTACAAGTAGGACAATCGGGCCCTGGGCCCAGAACTTGACACGTTCTACTTCCTGTAACCCTCACAAAAATCACAGGGGGTCGGTGTTGTCATCTGCAGTTCACAGATGAAGCCTGTAATGCAGAGGGAGGACTGCAGCCCCTGCCCTGCAGTCCCggaggcaggggatggggggcGGTGGCGGCGCTGGGCAGAGGGCCAGCAGATCAGCCCAGGCTCCTGGAGGTCCGTGCAGCCCAGCATAAACCCACCTACCCACACCCTGCTCCTCTTCTGGTTGCCTCCGCTCGGGCCCAGCTCGAGATGACCTGATGGGTGTCCGCCCCGCCCTGCGTCCATGTCCTCTGCTGCCCCTCACGTCTATTCTGGCTCCGCTTCTCACCAGCCCCATCCAGGCCCCAGCACCTCACACCCTGATCCCCAGAGGCCATGCGGTCAAGCCAGAGAGACTGTGGACACAGCTTCCATCCCAcactccctttgccccctccccaccacgccCTGACATAAGCTGGGGCCACATCGCCTCTAGCTGGCTTCCTAGAGGCTTAAAGGCAAGGACGTGGAGTGGAACACCGGCTCCACCACTTACCCCAAAGCCctgggcctctctgagcctctttcttGTCTCCACAAGAAGTGCAACAACAGTGCCCACAGAGGGAGTATCTCTCTGGTCTCTCCCTCCTTAGAAGGACCCTTAGGGCCTCAATATGCACCATGGGTAAGGCCCTCCTTGTGAGTAGGCCTGTGTGCAGTGGGGCCGGTGTACCCCTCTGCAGCACTGAGCCACTGCACCGCCGGGCCTGTCCCCAGCACCGGACTGGCCCTACCTGGGACTCCTGGGAGCCAGTTAGGAGGGGCAAGGCCAGCTGCTTACCCGCATGTTGGGGTCACTCAGTGAGTGCCTGGCACGAGTGATGGCCTCTTCCGTGACCCGGGTGTCCCCATTGGCTTGGATCTCCAGCACAGCCATCTGGGAGGCAGGGCCAGGTCAGACATGGGGAAGAGGTGCAGGGTGAGCTAGCTGGGAGGCCACGTGGCCACTGGGCTAGTACCTCCAGTGCGCACATCCCAAAGGAGAAGATGTCCACGGCAGTGCCGTCGGCAACCTCTGAAAGGGGGAGAGCAAGTCAGGCGGGACGAGGCGGAGGCAGCAGCAGCGGGGCTCCTGGACTCGGGACTCACCGCCATACTCCGGCGGGAAGAAGTGGAGGTTCCGTAGTTCCTCACGCTCGGCCCGGATAGGGCTTCGGAGGTCGTCTGGGAGCGCTGGGAGAGTGCGGAGGGTAAGCAGATCGGATCTCGCCGTGCCCTCCGCCCCCCTTGAGTCCCCACGCACCATTGGAGAAGATGCGGTGCCACACTGCACCGGCCACCACAGGGAGAAAGAGTAGGCGTCAGTGTGATGGGGCACTGGCTGTCCTCTGCCCACGGTTTCCGGcagccgcccctccccccaaccctgcacCCCCGCCAGCACCGGAGCCAATCTTGATGAGGCCATTGTGCTGTATGAAGATGGTGTCACTGGTCAGGTTCCCGTGGATGATGGGGGGACTGCAGGCATGTAGAAAGCtgcaagagggaaggagaggaggcgCAGTCGGGTCAGGGGGCACTGAGGGCATAGGGGTGTGGCCGGGGCAAGCCCAGGCCCTCACCTGAGTGCGGACAGGATCTGCGTGCACCAGCGCTTCCAGGCCTGGTGGCGGACGGACTCCATCGGAGCGGTGCAGAGAGGCGGCTGGGCCTATGGTCCCCACCCTGCACCCCTACCTCGCATCCCTGACCCAGCCCCAGCCCGCTCCTGTCCCCAGAGCTGCCCCTCACCCACATCCCCAGTGCAGCCCCAGCCCACTCCCCATACCCGGGCGTTCATGGCCTTGTggtttttcttggtctttttgaGGAATTGCTTGAGGCTGCCCGATGACACGTACTCTGTGATGAAGATGACCTGCGGGGCGGGCGGGCTACGCCAACTGCAGGTGGGTCCCtaccaccccccatcccccatcccagcTGTGGCCACATCCCACCCTGTGGTGTGCCTGTGGTGTGCCTGTGCCCATGGCTCACCCGCGCCCGGGCCTCTGAGGCATCCAGCCAGTATTTGTGCAGCTTGACAATGTTGGGGTGGTCTACCAGCACCAGCTGCTCAAACATGGTCTGGATCTTCTCCTGGGAAGGGGGGTGCGGTCacggggtggtggtgggggggggcacgGTCGCTCAAGGGATGGGCAGGCCTCACCTCATGGGCCGCGAAGGCCTTCCTATCCCCGAAGTGCAACTCATTCCAcaccacctccaccccctcctctgtGTCCATGGCCAGGAAGGTGCTCTGGACCCCTGGCATGTTCCCCTGGTTCAcctggcagtgggggtgggggatatgAGTGTGCTGATATGTGTCAGGAGACAGAATGGGGGCTTGGTGTCTGCCCACATCCTTGGAGGGGAGAGCAAGCATGGGATGCTGGCCCTGACCCTCTCTGGGGGACTGGAGGAGGGCTGGCTCCTGCTAGCCAAGTGGTGGTATCCAGGGGCTGGGCTGAGGGGGTTTGGAGCAGGTTTCAGGGGATTAAGGGTGGTCTTCATGGGGCTAGCAGCTGGTCTGTCGCAGAGGCATGGAGAGGTGGTCCTGAGATGAGACTGGACCTTAGGGAACTGGGGGTCCCTTAGCAGGGCGTGGTGACCAGGCCAAAGGGGTCCAAGGGCCGGCCAATTAGGGGGCTGCCTGCGCGAGGCCGCAGAAAGATTTCTGGCCTCCTGGCTTGCCCAGCGCTCCCAGGGCCCCGCGTGGCCTTCTCGACCCCTCCGCTGGAGGTGGGAGGCGACCACCCTCTccgtgccctccccccccccccccccccgccccgcggaGCCCACCTGCTCCCGCCGCTTCTGCCAGCGGCCGCACGGGCTCTCCTCCAGGATGTCGCTCTCGTCCTCGCTCTCAtcctcccgctcccgctcccggCCCCGCCTCGGCGCCGGCTCCGGGGCCGCCATGGCTCAGCTGGCCCAGGCCGCCGCCCTTCGTGGGATCCGCGGCCccacgccgccgccgccgccgctccccTCTTGCCCTGACCCTGCGCCCAGACGCCCAGGCGGGAGCGGAGCCGCCGGCCGCCGCCTCgagcccccaccctgctcctggaATTGGGAGGCGCGGGCGCTCGGCCGGCCGGGGGGTGGAACCCGCCCGCCCCTCCGAAGCCGCCGCTTCGGGTCGAGGCCCTAATGGAGATTCCCCGCGGAGTGCAGAGCCCGCGCCGCGCCCAGCCCAGGCCCCGCCCATTCCCGGGCAAAGCcacgccccggccccgcccgacGGCGAAGGCCCCGCCCACCCCGCCCACGGGCACTCCCCACCCGCGGTCTCGCCCCGGCAGAGCCCACAGTGGCGAGCCCCAGCCCTTATGAGTCCCCGTCCCTGACCGAAGCCCCGTGGGTCCCTGACTAAGACCCCGCCCCACGGAGTCCGCCCCGGTCCGGGCCCCGCCCCCGGAGGTCCTGCTGGGGGCCGAAGTCCCCCGCTCCCGCCGGAAGCCTGCGGGGAGAGCAGTCCCCGCCACGAGCCTGACTCCAGCGGCCCGACCTCAGGGCTTTCGGCGCCGGCCTGGAGCCGGGTACGTCGGGTCCTCCCTGGGCGCTGGGCGACCTGCGGGGAACGGAGTCAGGGGCTCCGGGAAAGGTCCCTTCCCTGCTCTTGGCTCTTGGAGCTGCAGTCTTCCTGCATGGCCGTCCCATCACACTCATGCTACACACGACCCTGGAGCCCAGGCCCAGACCGCCCTTCAGGCTCCAGGCTTCAGCCTGGGTCTTGTACCGGAGGGTCTGGAGGAAGGCCTGGGATGCGGCATCCCCTTTCCCCAAGGAACATGTGGGACGTCTCTGAAGTGACTTTAATTGACGATCACAAGCCTCCCACCGCTTGCAGCTCTGTTCTTTCCATTCATGTGCACGTGTTCACTGCCCCCCACTCCCGAAAAggccctttcttccctctcttccctttctgttgACACAGAGGAGGCCAAAGTAGAGCCCTACGCACATGCAGCCTCTTTCTCTTCAGGAGGCCCCTCGTCACACCCTCTGGCCGTGTCACCAAGACACATGCTCTAGAATTCCTGCCTAAAATCTTCCCTGACCTGACGACCCCCACTGCCTTCCCATGGTCTCCCCCTCTCACACCTGCTGAACTCCTCACCCACGCATCATTGTCTCTTTCTAGGGAGAAAAGTGGTACACGTGTGCCTTCTCTCAAACTCGCACTCCAGCCCCAAACTCCTACTCCATCTCTGTTCAATGGTCTTCAGCCCCACTGGTGTGTCAGAGTCAACAGGGACACCTCTCTTTTCCCCAGATGTTGCCACAGATGGCATCTGACCTCTTCCACCATCCCCACTGCTGTCATCCCTATATGACCCGCATTGCTCACCAGGGCCGCCGCAGCAGCCTGCTCCCTGTGTCCCAGCAGCCACCGAGCACCGGGATACATGACAGGAATGTCCCTCAGCTGCTCAGAACTCTGTCTGTAGTGAAGAAGGAGACCAGGGAGGACGGGCCCCATGTCCCAGTGTTTAACTAAGGACTGAGGTTCTCGGCAATTCCAGGGGTCGTGCTCCGAGACCTGCGCCGTTCTCAGAGACGATGCTGGACACAGCTCCATGGTGCCCTACGTTGGGGACGTTTCccattgtttactttttttttttttaaagattttatttatttcttcgacagagatagagacagccagcgagagagggaacacaagcagggggagtgggagaggaagaagcaggctcccagcggaggagcctgatgtggggctcgatcccatcacgccgggatcacgccctgagccgaaggcagacgctcaaccgctgtgccacccaggcgccccccattgtTTACTTTCTTATCTCTACATTCAAAACATCTGAACAttcaaaaatctggaaagaagagaactttttttataaacacataaaaacattTCTCTGTAAACTATGAAGGACGAAGCTCGAAAAC
This genomic window from Ursus arctos isolate Adak ecotype North America unplaced genomic scaffold, UrsArc2.0 scaffold_6, whole genome shotgun sequence contains:
- the NRBP2 gene encoding nuclear receptor-binding protein 2 isoform X2 yields the protein MAAPEPAPRRGREREREDESEDESDILEESPCGRWQKRREQVNQGNMPGVQSTFLAMDTEEGVEVVWNELHFGDRKAFAAHEEKIQTMFEQLVLVDHPNIVKLHKYWLDASEARARVIFITEYVSSGSLKQFLKKTKKNHKAMNARAWKRWCTQILSALSFLHACSPPIIHGNLTSDTIFIQHNGLIKIGSVWHRIFSNALPDDLRSPIRAEREELRNLHFFPPEYGEVADGTAVDIFSFGMCALEMAVLEIQANGDTRVTEEAITRARHSLSDPNMREFILSCLARDPSHRPSAHNLLFHRVLFEVHSLKLLAAHCFIQHQYLMPENVVEEKTKAVDLHAVLAEIPRPPRPPLQWRYSEVSCLELDKFLEDVRNGIYPLMNFAAARPLGLPRVLAPPPEEAQKAKTPTPEPFDSETRKVVQMQCNLERSEDKARWHLTLLLVLEDRLHRQLTYDLLPTDSAQDLATELVYYGFVHEDDRTKLAAFLESTFLKYLGAQP
- the NRBP2 gene encoding nuclear receptor-binding protein 2 isoform X4, producing the protein MAAPEPAPRRGREREREDESEDESDILEESPCGRWQKRREQEKIQTMFEQLVLVDHPNIVKLHKYWLDASEARARVIFITEYVSSGSLKQFLKKTKKNHKAMNARAWKRWCTQILSALSFLHACSPPIIHGNLTSDTIFIQHNGLIKIGSVWHRIFSNALPDDLRSPIRAEREELRNLHFFPPEYGEVADGTAVDIFSFGMCALEMAVLEIQANGDTRVTEEAITRARHSLSDPNMREFILSCLARDPSHRPSAHNLLFHRVLFEVHSLKLLAAHCFIQHQYLMPENVVEEKTKAVDLHAVLAEIPRPPRPPLQWRYSEVSCLELDKFLEDVRNGIYPLMNFAAARPLGLPRVLAPPPEEAQKAKTPTPEPFDSETRKVVQMQCNLERSEDKARWHLTLLLVLEDRLHRQLTYDLLPSRPGGDQAGTGAAMGPGSGLTPLSCPCLCPCCSRQCPGPRHRAGILWLRS
- the NRBP2 gene encoding nuclear receptor-binding protein 2 isoform X1 codes for the protein MAAPEPAPRRGREREREDESEDESDILEESPCGRWQKRREQVNQGNMPGVQSTFLAMDTEEGVEVVWNELHFGDRKAFAAHEEKIQTMFEQLVLVDHPNIVKLHKYWLDASEARARVIFITEYVSSGSLKQFLKKTKKNHKAMNARAWKRWCTQILSALSFLHACSPPIIHGNLTSDTIFIQHNGLIKIGSVWHRIFSNALPDDLRSPIRAEREELRNLHFFPPEYGEVADGTAVDIFSFGMCALEMAVLEIQANGDTRVTEEAITRARHSLSDPNMREFILSCLARDPSHRPSAHNLLFHRVLFEVHSLKLLAAHCFIQHQYLMPENVVEEKTKAVDLHAVLAEIPRPPRPPLQWRYSEVSCLELDKFLEDVRNGIYPLMNFAAARPLGLPRVLAPPPEEAQKAKTPTPEPFDSETRKVVQMQCNLERSEDKARWHLTLLLVLEDRLHRQLTYDLLPSRPGGDQAGTGAAMGPGSGLTPLSCPCLCPCCSRQCPGPRHRAGILWLRS
- the NRBP2 gene encoding nuclear receptor-binding protein 2 isoform X3 is translated as MAAPEPAPRRGREREREDESEDESDILEESPCGRWQKRREQVNQGNMPGVQSTFLAMDTEEGVEVVWNELHFGDRKAFAAHEEKIQTMFEQLVLVDHPNIVKLHKYWLDASEARARAWKRWCTQILSALSFLHACSPPIIHGNLTSDTIFIQHNGLIKIGSVWHRIFSNALPDDLRSPIRAEREELRNLHFFPPEYGEVADGTAVDIFSFGMCALEMAVLEIQANGDTRVTEEAITRARHSLSDPNMREFILSCLARDPSHRPSAHNLLFHRVLFEVHSLKLLAAHCFIQHQYLMPENVVEEKTKAVDLHAVLAEIPRPPRPPLQWRYSEVSCLELDKFLEDVRNGIYPLMNFAAARPLGLPRVLAPPPEEAQKAKTPTPEPFDSETRKVVQMQCNLERSEDKARWHLTLLLVLEDRLHRQLTYDLLPSRPGGDQAGTGAAMGPGSGLTPLSCPCLCPCCSRQCPGPRHRAGILWLRS